The window TTTCACTAATCATCACCTGGTACCGGGTAACATAAAATCAACCCCTACAGCTATTTACAATTCCACCCAACTGGAAGACCGTAGCGCCTATGAAATTGCAGCTTATATGGCTGATGAATTAAGAATAGGCCGTAAGTTTAACCTGGTATATGGCGCACGCTTAAATCTGTTTACCCTGCGTGGCCCCGGAACATTTTATACTTATGATGCTAACGGGAACGTAAATAGTACGACCAATTACGGATCAGGCGAATCGGTTAAAGATTACCTGAACCTTGAACCGCGTATTACCGCCAGTTATACTATTAACGATCAGAATTCCGTTAAGGCATCATACAATCATAATTCGCAGAATATCCATTTATTATCCAATTCAACAGCCGCTTTGCCTACAGATATTTATGTATTAAGCAGTAATAATATTAAGCCCGGCATAGCCGACCAGGTATCCCTGGGTTATTACCGCAATGCCGGGAAAAATATGTTTGAAATGTCGGGCGAGGTATATTATAAATGGCTGGGCAACCAGATAGATTATAAGAATAATGCGCAGTTGCTGGCTAATCAGAATGTGGAATCGCAGTTGTTGTATGGTATTGGACGGGCCTACGGGATAGAATTATACCTGAAAAAGAAATACGGCAAGCTTAACGGTTGGATAGGGTACACGCTATCGCGGGTGGAGAATAAGTTTACTGGGATAAACAACGGCGCCTATTTCCCGGCCCGGCAGGACAGGACACATGATATTTCGCTGGTAAGTATCTATCAATTGAAGCCACGTGTTACCGTTTCTGCCGTATTTGTTTATGGCACAGGCAACGCGGTAACCTTCCCGGATGGCAAATACAAAGTTGGCGGGGTGACCACTTACTTTTATTCAGCCCGCAATAGTTATCGTTTGCCTTCAGATAATCGTTTAGATGTAGGTATTACCTTTGATGGTAAACTGCATAAAAAATATCATTCGGGCTGGACGTTTGGCGTATATAATGTGTATAATCGCAAAAATCCGTACAGTGTAGTCTTCAGGGATACACATGATAACCCGCCGCGTACAGAAGCAGTAGAAACAAGCCTGTTCGGCATTATACCATCAGTAACCTGGAACTTTAAATTTTGATGCGTGCGTAAGTATTGGTTCATATATCTGTTAATATTGCTGGCTGTCACTTCTTGCCAAAGGGTGATAGATATTAGCATTAACCCGGGGGCTACTCTGATCGTTATTGAAGGCAATGTAGTGAATGTAACAGGTGTGCAAACGGTAGCTATATCAAAAACAGTTCCGTATAACGATGCTAATGTATACCCGGCAGTCACAGGGGCTACCGTAACCATCACGGCTAACAACGTTACCTATACACTTAAGGAAACCCAGCCGGGCCAGTATACGGTAACCAATATGAAGGTTAAAACCGGCCAGGAATATGTGCTCAGCGTAAAATCGGGCGATAAGGTCTACACATCGTCCTCGGTTATGCCTGCCCAGGTGTTGTTGGATTCTATAGGCATAAGCACTATTGCGATTGGGAATAAATCAGTTAAAACGGTTTCAACTTTTTACCATGATCCGCCGGGAGTGGCAAATCAGTACCGTTTTGTAATGTATGTGAACGGGGTACAGGTAAAAGCGATATTTGCATTAAATGACGAACTGACCGATGGCCGCCTGGTTAACACGATGCTTTACCAGGATGATATAGTGTTAAAAACAGGCGACAAAGTTGAGGTGGAAATGCAGTGTATTGATATGAATATGTACAATTACTGGTATACCTTAAGTCAGCAGGGCGGTAACGGGCCAAATAATTCGGCTACACCATCCAACCCAGCCTCAAACCTGACTAATGGCGCATTGGGTTATTTCAGTGCGCATACAACGCAAAAAAAGAGCATCACTGTTTTGTAAAATCGAAATGCCAAATGCGGAAAGTATAATTTCGCATTTGGCATTTCGATTTTCGCGTTGCTGCTTATTTCTTCGCTAATAAATCCCTTATCTGGGTTAACAGTATTTCTTCTTTGGTAGGTTCAGGTGGGGCTGCAGGTGCTGCCTCTTCTTGTCGTTTCAGGGAATTAATACCTTTTATCAACAGGAAGATCACAAAGGCAACAATCAGGAAATCTATTACGTTATTTACAAACGCACCATAAGCTACCGCCGTTTCCGGCTTCCCGTTCTCGGCCGCTTTAAGTACCCATTTTTGTTTGCTGAAGTCGAGCCCGCCGGTTAACAGGCCTATGGGCGGCATAATTACATCATTAACTAACGAGGTGACTATTTTGCCAAAAGCAGCGCCAATGATGACACCTACTGCCAGGTCGACTACATTGCCTTTAACTGCAAACTCCTTAAATTCTTTAATTATAGACATAGGCTATGGTTTTTTATTATCAGCTAATTATTTATACTAAAAATGAAGTTACAGCATTATTTATAAAAACCGAAAACAAATAAAAGGTTTTATCCTTTCACATTTATCCCGCCATTTTTATGTTAAGGTTAATTGATGTAATTTTGGCACTGATCTATATATGCTTAAACAGAATCTTCAACAAAAACTATTACAGAAACTATCTCCGCAACAAATACAGTTTATTAAGCTGTTGCAGGTGCCTACGGTGTCGTTAGATACGCGTATCAAGGAAGAATTGGAAGAAAACCCGGCACTTGAAGACCTGAGCCTGACCAATATGACCGAACCGGAAGAGCAGTACCCCGATCGTGACCCGGATGAGGATACTTATAACGGCGATGATGAAGGCAGCAGTGATGAGTTTAACATTGATGATTACCTGCAGGAAGATAATGTGAACGACTATGGATCGCGCTATGACCAAAATGGCGAGGATGAAGACGAGCGTAAAGAGATACCCATTGCAGTGCAAAGCTCATTTT of the Mucilaginibacter boryungensis genome contains:
- the mscL gene encoding large-conductance mechanosensitive channel protein MscL, whose protein sequence is MSIIKEFKEFAVKGNVVDLAVGVIIGAAFGKIVTSLVNDVIMPPIGLLTGGLDFSKQKWVLKAAENGKPETAVAYGAFVNNVIDFLIVAFVIFLLIKGINSLKRQEEAAPAAPPEPTKEEILLTQIRDLLAKK
- a CDS encoding DUF4249 domain-containing protein yields the protein MRKYWFIYLLILLAVTSCQRVIDISINPGATLIVIEGNVVNVTGVQTVAISKTVPYNDANVYPAVTGATVTITANNVTYTLKETQPGQYTVTNMKVKTGQEYVLSVKSGDKVYTSSSVMPAQVLLDSIGISTIAIGNKSVKTVSTFYHDPPGVANQYRFVMYVNGVQVKAIFALNDELTDGRLVNTMLYQDDIVLKTGDKVEVEMQCIDMNMYNYWYTLSQQGGNGPNNSATPSNPASNLTNGALGYFSAHTTQKKSITVL